A region of Paractinoplanes abujensis DNA encodes the following proteins:
- a CDS encoding ATP-dependent Clp protease ATP-binding subunit, whose product MSIGPIGPTGPGQWDDFFARFFGAADPRRSARIDITKYMSGDAREVLSASARRAAELADPDRPVADLDTDHLLWAVLQQESMKQTVRRAGADPESLLSALGRPAGVREELPAQVALTPAAKRALLDSLQISRALGSSYVGPEHILMALGLNPDSAAGRLLAGKLDAQALQQQGNVEPKPSPGRGGTPSNPNTPTIEQFGVDLTEMARRGEIDPVIGRADEIEQAVEILSRRTKNNPVLIGEAGVGKTAIVEGLAQRIVDGDVPLTLENKRVIQLDLAGLVAGTRYRGDFEERLRKVIDEIQSEGDNLIVFLDEIHTLVGAGGGGDGGGMDASNMLKPALARGQLRVVGATTLDEYRKHIEKDAALARRFQPVLVGEPSVEDTVAILRGLRDNYEAHHQVRITDEALDAAAELSDRYITDRFLPDKAIDLIDQAGARVRLRVKTPDAGVRERERRLDELSRDRDQAVAAENYEKALALRDEINALKQGLESGDEGSSKIPQVTEADIAEVVSRATGIPVAQLTEEERERLLRLEGHLHERVIGQDDAVVAVAEAVRRSRAGLGDPDRPVGSFLFLGPTGVGKTELARSLADALFGDSDRMIRLDMSEFQERHTVSRLVGAPPGYVGYDEAGQLTEAVRRRPYSVVLLDEIEKAHPDVFNILLQVLDDGRLTDSQGRTVSFKNTVLIMTSNLGSDLISGTRRSVGFGAAGGASPDEELRDRLDRRLKEQLRPEFINRIDEIIIFRQLEQEQVRQITELMLGETRRRLHNQDVTLKITTAAVDWLAEKGFQPEFGARPLRRVIQRELDNRLSTMLLAADLAPGQTVKVDVADGALTLTADSPAKV is encoded by the coding sequence ATGAGCATCGGACCGATCGGACCGACTGGTCCCGGCCAGTGGGACGACTTCTTCGCGCGTTTCTTCGGTGCGGCGGACCCGCGCCGTTCGGCGCGCATCGATATCACCAAGTACATGAGCGGCGACGCGCGTGAGGTGCTCTCCGCCTCCGCCCGCCGCGCGGCCGAGCTCGCCGATCCGGACCGTCCGGTCGCCGACCTGGACACCGACCACCTGCTGTGGGCGGTCCTGCAGCAGGAATCGATGAAGCAGACCGTGCGCCGTGCGGGCGCCGACCCCGAGTCGCTGTTGTCCGCGCTGGGCCGTCCGGCCGGTGTGCGCGAGGAGCTGCCGGCCCAGGTCGCGCTGACCCCCGCCGCGAAGCGCGCGCTGCTGGACAGCCTGCAGATCTCGCGGGCGCTCGGCTCCTCCTACGTGGGTCCCGAGCACATCCTGATGGCGCTGGGCCTCAACCCCGACTCGGCGGCGGGCCGGCTGCTCGCCGGCAAGCTCGACGCGCAGGCCCTGCAGCAGCAGGGCAACGTCGAGCCCAAGCCGAGCCCGGGCCGGGGCGGCACCCCGAGCAACCCCAACACCCCCACGATCGAGCAGTTCGGTGTGGACCTGACCGAGATGGCCCGCCGGGGCGAGATCGACCCGGTGATCGGCCGCGCCGACGAGATCGAGCAGGCCGTCGAGATCCTCTCCCGGCGCACCAAGAACAACCCGGTGCTGATCGGTGAGGCAGGCGTCGGCAAGACCGCGATCGTCGAGGGCCTGGCTCAGCGGATCGTGGACGGCGACGTGCCGCTGACCCTGGAGAACAAGCGGGTCATCCAGCTCGACCTGGCCGGCCTGGTCGCGGGCACGCGCTACCGCGGTGACTTCGAGGAGCGCCTGCGCAAGGTCATCGACGAGATCCAGAGCGAGGGCGACAACCTGATCGTCTTCCTCGACGAGATCCACACCCTGGTCGGCGCCGGTGGTGGCGGCGACGGGGGCGGCATGGACGCGAGCAACATGCTCAAGCCGGCCCTGGCCCGCGGGCAGCTGCGAGTGGTCGGCGCGACCACGCTCGACGAGTACCGCAAGCACATCGAGAAGGACGCGGCTCTGGCCCGGCGGTTCCAGCCGGTGCTGGTGGGTGAGCCGTCGGTGGAGGACACCGTGGCGATCCTGCGCGGGCTGCGCGACAACTACGAGGCGCACCACCAGGTGCGGATCACCGACGAGGCGCTCGACGCCGCGGCGGAGCTGTCCGACCGTTACATCACCGACCGGTTCCTGCCCGACAAGGCGATCGACCTGATCGACCAGGCCGGTGCGCGCGTGCGGCTGCGGGTCAAGACCCCGGACGCGGGCGTACGGGAGCGGGAGCGCCGCCTCGACGAGCTGTCCCGCGACCGCGACCAGGCCGTGGCGGCGGAGAACTACGAGAAGGCCCTGGCCCTGCGCGACGAGATCAACGCCTTGAAGCAGGGGCTGGAGTCGGGCGACGAGGGTTCCTCGAAGATTCCGCAGGTCACCGAGGCCGACATCGCCGAGGTCGTGTCGCGGGCCACCGGCATCCCGGTCGCGCAGCTCACCGAGGAGGAGCGGGAGCGCCTGCTGCGCCTCGAGGGGCACCTGCACGAGCGTGTGATCGGCCAGGACGACGCGGTCGTGGCGGTGGCCGAGGCGGTCCGCCGTTCGCGGGCCGGGCTGGGCGACCCGGACCGGCCGGTGGGCAGCTTCCTGTTCCTCGGCCCGACCGGTGTCGGCAAGACCGAGCTGGCCCGTTCGCTGGCCGATGCGCTGTTCGGCGACTCGGACCGGATGATCCGGCTCGACATGAGCGAGTTCCAGGAGCGCCACACCGTGTCGCGGCTGGTCGGGGCGCCTCCCGGCTACGTCGGCTACGACGAGGCGGGGCAGCTGACCGAGGCGGTGCGCCGCCGCCCGTACAGCGTGGTCCTGCTGGACGAGATCGAGAAGGCCCACCCGGACGTGTTCAACATCCTGCTGCAGGTGCTCGACGACGGGCGCCTGACCGACAGCCAGGGCCGCACGGTGAGCTTCAAGAACACCGTGCTGATCATGACCAGCAACCTGGGCTCCGACCTGATCAGCGGCACCCGCCGCAGCGTCGGGTTCGGGGCGGCCGGCGGCGCCTCGCCCGACGAGGAGCTGCGTGACCGGCTCGACCGGCGGCTCAAGGAGCAGCTGCGGCCCGAGTTCATCAACCGGATCGATGAGATCATCATCTTCCGGCAGCTGGAGCAGGAGCAGGTGCGGCAGATCACCGAGCTGATGCTGGGCGAGACGCGGCGCCGGCTGCACAACCAAGACGTCACCCTGAAGATCACCACCGCGGCGGTCGACTGGCTGGCCGAGAAGGGCTTCCAGCCCGAGTTCGGCGCCCGCCCGCTGCGCCGGGTGATCCAGCGCGAGCTGGACAACCGGCTGTCGACCATGCTGCTGGCGGCCGACCTGGCCCCCGGTCAGACGGTCAAGGTGGACGTGGCCGACGGGGCGCTGACCCTGACGGCCGACTCGCCCGCCAAGGTCTGA
- a CDS encoding M20/M25/M40 family metallo-hydrolase: METTPADEVVGICRDLLRIDTTNTGDPRTTVGERVAAEYVAEKLSDAGIEVELHESAPTRANLVARIPGADRSRGALLVHGHLDVVPADASEWSVDPFSGEEKDGYLWGRGAIDMKDFDAMMLAVVRDWSRTGYVPPRDIVLAYTADEEAGMQYGSQWLVENHRDKFDGCTEAIGEVGGYSYTVNDDLRLYLVQTAEKGLDWLRVHATGRPGHGSFIHDDNAVTTLAEAVARVGRHRFPTVVTPTVRAFLEQVGDALQIDIDPENPEVAIAKLGPIANLIGATIRNTANPTRLEAGYKDNVIPGRASATIDCRTLPGEADRFLAELKELIGPDVEIEHVHQQPAVETEFGGELVDAMGAALRAEDPGARTVPYLMSGGTDAKAFSTLGIRCFGFAPLRLPADLNFASLFHGIDERVPVEGLKFGVRVLDRLLRNS, from the coding sequence ATGGAGACCACCCCCGCCGACGAGGTCGTGGGCATCTGCCGCGACCTGCTGCGCATCGACACCACCAACACCGGCGACCCGCGGACCACCGTGGGTGAACGCGTCGCGGCGGAATACGTCGCGGAGAAGCTGAGCGACGCCGGCATCGAGGTCGAGCTGCACGAGTCGGCCCCCACCCGGGCCAACCTGGTCGCCCGCATCCCCGGCGCCGACCGCAGCCGCGGGGCCCTGCTCGTGCACGGCCACCTCGACGTCGTGCCGGCCGACGCGAGCGAATGGTCGGTCGACCCCTTCTCGGGCGAGGAGAAGGACGGCTACCTCTGGGGCCGCGGCGCGATCGACATGAAGGACTTCGACGCGATGATGCTCGCCGTGGTCCGCGACTGGTCCCGCACGGGTTACGTGCCCCCGCGCGACATCGTGCTCGCCTACACGGCCGACGAAGAGGCCGGCATGCAGTACGGCTCGCAGTGGCTGGTGGAGAACCACCGCGACAAGTTCGACGGCTGCACCGAGGCGATCGGTGAGGTCGGTGGCTACTCCTACACGGTGAACGACGACCTGCGCCTCTACCTCGTGCAAACCGCCGAGAAGGGCCTGGACTGGCTGCGCGTGCACGCCACCGGCCGCCCCGGGCACGGCTCCTTCATCCACGACGACAACGCGGTCACCACCCTGGCCGAGGCCGTCGCGCGGGTCGGCCGGCACCGCTTCCCGACCGTGGTCACCCCGACCGTACGGGCGTTCCTCGAGCAGGTGGGGGACGCGCTGCAGATCGACATCGACCCGGAGAACCCGGAAGTGGCGATCGCCAAGCTGGGCCCGATCGCCAACCTGATCGGCGCCACGATCCGCAACACCGCCAACCCCACCCGTCTCGAAGCCGGCTACAAGGACAACGTGATCCCGGGCCGGGCCTCGGCGACCATCGACTGCCGCACTCTTCCGGGTGAGGCCGACCGGTTCCTGGCCGAGCTCAAGGAGCTGATCGGGCCCGACGTCGAGATCGAGCACGTGCACCAGCAGCCGGCTGTGGAGACCGAGTTCGGTGGCGAGCTCGTCGACGCGATGGGGGCCGCGCTGCGCGCCGAGGATCCGGGTGCGCGTACTGTGCCGTACCTGATGTCCGGGGGCACCGACGCGAAGGCCTTCTCGACGCTCGGCATCCGTTGCTTCGGGTTCGCCCCGCTGCGGCTTCCGGCCGACCTGAACTTCGCCTCGTTGTTCCACGGCATCGACGAGCGCGTCCCGGTGGAGGGACTAAAGTTCGGCGTGCGTGTGCTCGACCGTCTGCTCCGGAACAGCTGA
- a CDS encoding hemerythrin domain-containing protein has translation MNLPPLPPVGGETTGRNVVDVVTEEHRELLELCDRLTADPEDKRLAGVVIAELSRHLSAEEQYLYPAVRRTVPGGEELAARELAEDRQLLVTLQQLQKSRSPETIKNVSDAVRRHVDADAEELLPVLVQMVPIEDLIRVGNRFETAEEAAPTRPHPGTPSTPPWNKVVDPAVAVVDKLRDAVTGRTTYAKDL, from the coding sequence TTGAATCTTCCCCCGCTGCCGCCCGTGGGTGGCGAGACCACCGGGCGCAATGTCGTTGACGTGGTCACCGAGGAGCACCGCGAGCTGCTCGAGCTGTGTGACCGGCTCACCGCCGACCCCGAGGACAAACGCCTGGCCGGGGTCGTGATCGCCGAGCTGTCACGGCATCTGAGCGCCGAGGAGCAATACCTTTACCCCGCCGTACGCCGGACGGTGCCGGGCGGCGAGGAGCTGGCCGCGCGCGAGCTGGCCGAGGACCGCCAGCTGTTGGTCACTTTGCAACAACTGCAGAAGAGCCGCTCCCCCGAGACGATCAAAAACGTTTCCGATGCCGTACGGCGGCACGTGGACGCCGACGCCGAGGAGTTGCTGCCCGTTCTTGTGCAGATGGTGCCGATCGAGGATCTGATCCGGGTCGGCAACCGGTTCGAGACCGCCGAGGAGGCCGCGCCGACCCGTCCCCACCCGGGCACACCTTCGACGCCGCCCTGGAACAAGGTCGTCGACCCGGCCGTCGCCGTCGTGGACAAACTGCGCGATGCTGTCACCGGCCGCACGACGTACGCCAAGGATTTGTAG
- a CDS encoding LysR family transcriptional regulator, translating to MNLELRHLKVVCAIAETGSVTKAASQLGLAQPALTAQLQRIERTLGGPLFERDRRGARPTALGELVLARARVLLPAMKGLQDEAARLAGASGLDTMSRYRIGALGGPIIGGMVSRLAQAQPDAQITTHASYYTDDLANMVLAGKLDYAQVGVCGDAFPSADYGLVWQTIAIDGICALMPEDHPGSKNADVDLAELASESWVAATGDGCFGDCFAAACARAGFTPRRMLESDVRGCIDMVESGLALALCQGTFRPPAGLTSRPLRGAPLRWRLVLGWHPDSQAANSSGKLMEMAQEAYQEVVERNPDFVDWMADYPQLGVVGSLAAAAEK from the coding sequence ATGAACCTGGAGCTGCGGCATCTCAAGGTGGTCTGCGCCATCGCGGAGACAGGCAGCGTGACCAAGGCGGCCTCGCAACTGGGGCTGGCCCAGCCGGCCCTGACCGCGCAGCTGCAGCGCATCGAACGCACCCTGGGCGGCCCGCTGTTCGAGCGGGACCGTCGCGGCGCCCGGCCCACGGCGCTCGGCGAGCTGGTGCTCGCCCGGGCCCGGGTGCTGCTGCCGGCCATGAAAGGCCTGCAGGACGAGGCGGCCCGATTGGCCGGCGCGAGCGGCCTCGACACGATGAGCCGCTATCGGATCGGAGCCCTGGGCGGCCCGATCATCGGCGGCATGGTGTCCCGGCTCGCCCAGGCCCAGCCCGACGCCCAGATCACCACGCACGCCTCCTACTACACGGACGACCTGGCCAACATGGTGCTGGCCGGCAAGCTCGACTACGCCCAGGTCGGGGTGTGCGGCGACGCCTTCCCGTCGGCCGACTACGGGCTGGTGTGGCAGACGATCGCCATCGACGGCATCTGCGCGCTGATGCCCGAGGACCATCCGGGCAGCAAGAACGCCGATGTCGACCTGGCCGAGCTGGCCTCGGAGTCGTGGGTGGCGGCCACCGGTGACGGCTGCTTCGGCGACTGTTTCGCGGCCGCCTGCGCCCGGGCCGGTTTCACCCCGCGACGCATGCTCGAGAGCGACGTCCGCGGATGCATCGACATGGTCGAGTCGGGCTTGGCGCTCGCGCTCTGCCAGGGCACGTTCCGCCCACCGGCCGGGCTGACGTCGCGGCCGCTGCGCGGGGCCCCGCTGCGGTGGCGGCTCGTGCTGGGCTGGCATCCGGATTCGCAGGCCGCCAACAGCTCGGGCAAGCTGATGGAGATGGCCCAGGAGGCGTATCAGGAGGTCGTGGAGCGCAACCCCGACTTCGTCGACTGGATGGCCGACTACCCGCAGCTCGGTGTGGTCGGCAGCCTCGCGGCCGCCGCTGAGAAGTGA
- a CDS encoding DUF5703 family protein, with amino-acid sequence MDYEYAPLRLPSNVDRLTAAARLAIQAEFSGWELARVQLFADGSRKVMLRRRIQPSPQPGLSY; translated from the coding sequence ATGGACTACGAATACGCGCCGCTGCGGTTGCCCTCGAATGTCGATCGGTTGACCGCGGCGGCGAGACTCGCCATTCAGGCGGAGTTCTCGGGGTGGGAGCTAGCCCGGGTGCAGCTCTTCGCCGACGGCAGCCGCAAGGTGATGCTCCGCCGGCGCATCCAGCCCAGCCCGCAGCCGGGGCTGAGCTACTGA
- a CDS encoding aldo/keto reductase, translating to MLQRPLGRSGLAVSRLALGTMTWGRDTDPDDAAAQLKLFLEAGGTLLDTADVYGDGDAESVIGSLLDHLVPRDEVVIATKAGLTPHGYRRRDGSRGNLLRSLDASLRRLGTDYVDLWQVHGNDPQTPLEETLAALDHAVNSGRVRYVGVSNFAAWQAARAATWQSAYPGRAPIVAAQMEYSLLERGIERELMPASQALGFGVLAWSPLGRGVLTGKYRNGRPLDSRAATEHLAPFVQTYLEPRSSSIVQAVVTASAGLGVTPVEVALAWIRDRPGVAAPILGARTAGQLQGALLSEELVLPIEIAHALDDVSAIDVGYPEREGVGYPDGED from the coding sequence ATGCTGCAACGACCGCTAGGCCGAAGCGGGCTGGCGGTCTCCCGGCTCGCTCTGGGCACCATGACCTGGGGCCGCGACACCGACCCGGACGACGCGGCGGCGCAGCTCAAGCTCTTCCTCGAGGCCGGTGGCACGCTCCTCGACACGGCCGACGTGTACGGCGACGGCGACGCGGAGTCGGTGATCGGCTCACTGCTCGACCATCTCGTGCCGCGCGACGAGGTGGTGATCGCCACCAAGGCCGGTCTGACCCCGCACGGTTACCGCCGCCGCGACGGCTCCCGCGGCAACCTGCTGCGCTCGCTCGACGCGTCGCTGCGGCGGCTCGGTACCGACTACGTCGACCTGTGGCAGGTGCACGGCAACGACCCGCAGACCCCGCTGGAGGAGACCCTGGCCGCCCTCGACCACGCCGTGAACAGCGGCCGCGTGCGTTACGTGGGCGTCTCGAACTTCGCGGCCTGGCAGGCGGCACGCGCCGCGACCTGGCAGTCGGCCTACCCGGGCCGGGCCCCGATCGTGGCCGCCCAGATGGAGTATTCGCTGCTCGAACGGGGCATCGAGCGCGAGTTGATGCCCGCCTCGCAGGCCCTGGGCTTCGGGGTGCTGGCCTGGTCGCCGCTGGGCCGGGGCGTGCTCACCGGCAAATACCGCAACGGCCGCCCGCTCGACTCGCGGGCCGCCACCGAGCATCTGGCCCCGTTCGTGCAGACCTACCTGGAGCCGCGCAGCTCCAGCATCGTGCAAGCGGTCGTCACCGCCTCGGCCGGGCTGGGCGTGACCCCGGTCGAGGTCGCGCTGGCCTGGATCCGCGACCGCCCCGGCGTGGCCGCCCCGATCCTGGGGGCCCGCACGGCCGGGCAGCTGCAGGGCGCGCTGCTCAGCGAGGAGCTGGTGCTGCCGATCGAGATCGCGCACGCGCTGGACGACGTGTCGGCGATCGACGTCGGCTATCCCGAGCGCGAAGGGGTCGGCTACCCGGACGGCGAGGACTGA